GCAGCAAAACCTGCTGCATCACACGATACACATCTTCCGAGTTAAGGACTTTAATTTTTTGCTCTTGGGTCAGGCGTACATTCATGGGTGTAAATTAAGGCTTTTGACGGGAAGATGTTTAATATATTTGAGTGAAAAATGATTTTGATAACTTCAGAAATGAGTGGAAATGTTTATAACAAGGTTATTTTAACATTTCATGCTTTGTCAATTGCAGAAACAAACTGTGCTGAGTACATTATGAGTGAAAGAGTAGCCTGTTAATCGTTTTTTCTGAGTTTATCTGTTGCCTTCCAGAGTTAGTTGCGTTGCAAGTGGTTCTTCTTTTGCTTCTTTCATTTTAGCCATTTGTGCTATTTAAATGAGCAGCTAGGTTATGATTTAATTTGTGTAAAACTCTTTAAATCTCCTTCCATTACATTCAAAGCAAATCCCATTTTCAATATGTTGGTACTGCGGAAAGTGGCCAACGCCTCTGCATCTGGTGCAATAGGTTAAGGTACCTTTTTCTTTACCATTTTTATCCAGCCATTTGATCTGTTGGCTCTTATGCAATTCTTCATGACACTTCCAACATAGAGTCATCAAGGCATCCGATGGGTAGGACCAGGGTTTTTTCTCATCCTGATAATACGTGTGATGTACATGCAATTCGCGGCAATAGATTGTTTTTCCCTGTTTTTTATCGTTAATAAAGGTAATGTTCTCTGTTTCATGGACATTCTCCCGAAACGAATCTTTTGTTATAAAGAACTCGAGGTCCCTGAGGTTATAATTCGTGATGGTATCATTATCTAAATAGAAGGTTAATGTATATTGATTGTTTTTTTCATCAGAAACTTGAGCGTTGTACCTATTCCTTAGCATGTAAAGGTCTTCAGCAAGGTGCAAATGTTGGGAAGAAAGAAATACCTCTTCGAGATTTACTTTTTGTGATATGACTTGTATAGAACGATTACTACACTTATTGCAAGAGTATTGATTATCACGAATGATGGTAAATCTTTTGATGTACCAATTAGGGTTGGTCAATAGCTCAATATACGGGGTATCATCTGTCATCAATTAAGCATTCAAAATAATTGTCTAAGTTATTTACTTTTTTCAGGCTGCAACGGACATCTTTTTTCATGAATGTAATCGCCTCATCGCAGCTAATAAACTTGGGATCGAAATTGATAAAAGCGATTTTGTCTGGAAGAGTTGCTATTCCATATTCATCGTGTTCTGTTTCTTTAACAAGAATACACCCATCCTTTGACTTTACTTTAGTGATGAATACCATTTTGACTTGTTTGCATAGCTTTAAATTTAGTTTATTTTGCTATAATAGAGAATATTTGATAAAGAATAATTTATATTATATCAAATTATAGTTATAATTGCCTTCTGACTGCAAAATTGTTTTGTACATAACAAGAATTAAGAGTATAAATCAGAATATATAAAGGTTATACTCCTGCATTTTAAGATTTATTGAATTAAAAAGATAAATTTAAGACAGCGAATTTCGCGGTTTTTTTGTTTCAGGAGAATCACCACAGTAATCCCTCCCCATAGGTTTACAACATTTATCTTGAAAGTGTACATGTATAGTAAACGTGCTTTTTCTATACATGAAAATTAAAACGTATATAGAAAATATCCATGTCTGACACCTACCAAAACAAATACCGCATAGCCTCTGCACGTGCATCATTCTGGGATTACGGCTGGAATGCATCATATTTTATCACCATATGTACGCAAAACAGGGAGCATTATTTCGGTGAAATTGTCAATGGCGAAATGCACCGATCAGAAATGGGTGAAACGGCCCATGAGGGTTGGTTGAAAATTCCCGATTATTTTCCATTTGCCAAATTGGGTAATCATATTGTTATGCCCAATCATGTGCATGGAATTGTGATTATTGATAAACCGGATGGTGGGTTTGGACGGGATGTGGACGATAGCGATGGGTTGTCGGTTGGGGACGTTCGTAGAGACGCGATTAATCGCGTCTCTACGAACGTGGTGGTACCGGATCAACCGGAATCATCCAACCCACCCGGCGGAATAACCGGCAATAAAAATCCCATGTTGCACGACAACCTGTCGAAAATCATCCGATGGTACAAAGGGCGCACCACATTCGAATGCCGGAAAATACATGCAGATTTTGCGTGGCAATCGCGTTTTCATGATCATATCATTCGGAATGACCAATCATTTTATAGGATTTCGCGATACATCGTTAATAATCCATTGAAATGGAAAGAGGATAAATT
This region of Fulvivirga ulvae genomic DNA includes:
- a CDS encoding transposase; amino-acid sequence: MSDTYQNKYRIASARASFWDYGWNASYFITICTQNREHYFGEIVNGEMHRSEMGETAHEGWLKIPDYFPFAKLGNHIVMPNHVHGIVIIDKPDGGFGRDVDDSDGLSVGDVRRDAINRVSTNVVVPDQPESSNPPGGITGNKNPMLHDNLSKIIRWYKGRTTFECRKIHADFAWQSRFHDHIIRNDQSFYRISRYIVNNPLKWKEDKFYLSNC